The genomic stretch AGACAAATCAGAAAATACTTACCTAAAGAACTTCGTGAAAGTGAAGATTTAGATGCATTCTTAGATGCTATAAATAAATCATACAAAACATCCGAAGAGCAGTTTGTAATGTTGCAAAGAGCTACAACAATTAGCTCTGAAGAACTATTTAATGTTAATAGTAAACTAAAAGAAGAAACTAATTCTCAAAAAAAAGTTATCAATAAATTAGAAGGTGTAATAGATCAATTACAATCTTATAATTTATTGGGAGATAGACCAGAAGAAACAACAGATTCGTTAACGCTTGTAGATTTTATTGATAATCAAACTAAAGAAATAATACGAATTAATAATCAAAAAGACGCACTCTTAAAAGATTTAGAATTACAAAATCAAGAGTTGAACGATTATGCCCAAATGGTATCGCATGATTTAAAATCCCCATTACAAAGTATAGAGACAATGGCCACTTGGTTGCAAGAAGATTATAAAGAAGCATTAGAACCATACGGAATAGAAAATTTAAAAATTATAAGAGAAAACGTATTAAAAATGGATAATTTAGTACGTGGTATTTTAGAGTACTCTACCATTAGAAGAATGGAAGGAGAATTTTATAAAGTTAATTTAAATGAAATTCTAAAAAAGTTGATTGGTCAACTAAAAATATCTGATTCTATTAAAATAACCGTTCCTAATAATTTACCTACAGTTTACGGTGACAAATTTAGATTAGAAAAATTATTCTATAATTTGCTAGATAATGCAATAAAATATAACGATAAAGAAGAAAAAATTATAAAAATTGGCTTTGAAGAAAATGAAAATTATTTTAATTTCTATGTAAAAGATAACGGACTTGGTATTAAAGAACGTTATTTTGATAAAGTTTTTGAGACATTTCAAAAATTAGATCATGAAAACAACTCTACAGGATTAGGATTACCAATTGTAAAAAAAATTATAGATATTTACAACGGTAAAATATGGATAGAATCTATTGAAGATAAAGAAACTACATTTTATTTTACATTAAAGAAATAAATATGGAAAAACCGAATTTAGATTATATAAATCAACTAGCAAGAGGAGATGAATCTATTAAGAAAGAACTTATAGATGTAATCAAAACTGAGTTTCC from Polaribacter marinaquae encodes the following:
- a CDS encoding ATP-binding protein — translated: MNSLLKRQIRKYLPKELRESEDLDAFLDAINKSYKTSEEQFVMLQRATTISSEELFNVNSKLKEETNSQKKVINKLEGVIDQLQSYNLLGDRPEETTDSLTLVDFIDNQTKEIIRINNQKDALLKDLELQNQELNDYAQMVSHDLKSPLQSIETMATWLQEDYKEALEPYGIENLKIIRENVLKMDNLVRGILEYSTIRRMEGEFYKVNLNEILKKLIGQLKISDSIKITVPNNLPTVYGDKFRLEKLFYNLLDNAIKYNDKEEKIIKIGFEENENYFNFYVKDNGLGIKERYFDKVFETFQKLDHENNSTGLGLPIVKKIIDIYNGKIWIESIEDKETTFYFTLKK